DNA from Actinoplanes sp. SE50/110:
GCAGATCCCGCAGACCCCGCCGCCGCCGGTGAGCACCCGGCCGTCGGGCAGCAGCGCGGCGGTCGAATGATACTGCCGGATCCGGCCGGCGCCGGCCAGCACGGTCCACGCCCCGGTCGCCGGATCCCAGCGCTCCGCCGCGGTGGCCGCGCTGTCCAGGTCGACCAGCGGGCTCTTCCTGGTGCTCGTCAACCCGCCGGTGGCCAGCACCGAGCCGTCGGCCAGCAGGGTGGTGTTGAGCTGGCGCCGCCCGGTGGACAGTGAGCCGGTGGTGGTCACGGTGGCGCCCGCACCGGTGGTGTTCAGCACCACCGAGGTCCGCGTGGGCACCTGCGCGACCCCGCCCTCGGTCAGGTTGCCGCCGCCGGTCACCAGCGTCCTGCCGACGTCGTAGGTGGCGAACCCGCCGTAGTCGCGGGCCACCGCGTCCCGCGTGCCGGTCGCGGTGATCACCCCGTTGCCGGAGGTGGTGACGGTGTACGAGGTGGTGGGCGGACCGAACAGCTGGAGCTGGCTGTCCGGCCGGGAACCGAGGAACGGATAGACCCGCGCCGCGTACGTCGGGCCGGCGGTGAGCGGGCGCAGGGCGCCGTCCGACTGGTAGACCTCGGCCGTCTTCGGGCCGCCGCCGACGATCACCTCCTCGCCGTTCGCGGTCTCGGCAACCGCCGGATACCACCGGCCGACCGCCATGTTCTCGCCCCGGGTCCAAGTCTCGGTCTGCCAGTGGAAGATATGCGTCCAAACCGTTCCGTCAAGGGCCGAGTCGGCATTTCCGCCGGCGACCAGAATGTCACCGTCCGGGAGATGCGCGAAACCCGCGCAGAAGATGTTCGCTCCTTGCAGATCAACTCTTTTGTACGTGTTGTCAGCCGGATTCCAGACCATCACCCGCGTGAAATCGTGGTCCGGATACGACTCCGCCGCGTTGTCGCCGACCGAATCCCAGATGAGCACCTTGCCGTTCGGCAGCACCGCGTCGAAGACCGGGACGACCGGCGTGCCGACCACCGGACTCCACGAGCCGGACCGCCCGGGATCGGCGGAAACGGCCACCCGGGACACCGGGGTGCCCGGGCGGTGGCCGGTGTCCCGCTGGATCCGCGCGGCGTTCACCGCGGTCCGTCGCTCGATCTCGCTGATCGGCGTATCGGCGAGGTCGAGTGCCATGTGCTCGCGGATCTCGTCGGCCTCGTCGCCGTGGAGGTGCCCGGCATCCGCCTGCCCGGCCGCCGGATGGACACCCGACGTTCCAGCGAGCAGCAGAGCGGAAAACAATCCGGAAATGATCAATCCGCGACGCAAACGCATGAAAAGGGTCCTTCCGCCAACCCGGAGGAATCGCCCCCTACAACCCCTCGCGGCCCTCACCATAGACCCGCACTAAGTCGTCCTTCAATGTTCTGTCGCCCTTAATCAATTCATCCCCAAACAGCCACCGAACCCGGTATAGCCGCCTTTAACCACCATCCGCACCCACAACGGACCACGCACAGCCCCGCGCCGCACGGCCAGGCCTTGAACCCACGCCCGCCCCACGGCCAGGCCTTGAGCCCACGTCCGCCCCACGGCCAGGCCTTGAGCCCACGTCCGCCCCACGGCCAGGCCTTCAGCCCACGCCCGCCCCACGGCCAGGCCTTCAGCGCACGCTTAACCCACCTCGCAGGTTTCTGGCCAGTTCCGGCCCACGGGCTGGTTCTTGACGGCGCTGCAACTCCAAGCCCGTCTCGGCGTCGGGTACCGGTCACCGACCCACCGACCAAGCCCATCTCGGCGCCGGGAACCGGCCACCGACCCACCAACCGCGCCCACCGGAACGCGGGGGCTCGGGGGGCTCGGCCCCCCGGCCAGCAACGCGAAGAGGGACCCCGGTCCGCGCATTCCGCGGACAGGAGTCCCTCATTCCCTCGTAGCGGGGACAGGATTTGAACCTGCGACCTCTGGGTTATGAGCCCAGCGAGCTACCGAGCTGCTCCACCCCGCGTCGGTAGATAAAGCCTAGCGCACCGGCTCCGGAACCTGCAAAACAGCCCCCGGAGCCGGCGTCTTCGCTGGTCAGCCGCCCGCACTCGCGGAGGGTGCCGGGTTGGCGGCGGTGGAGGGTGTGACCGACGGCCCGGTGCCGGTGGTCGTCCCGCCCTTCGCCTGGGAGGCCTGCTGGAAGCGGCTCATCGCGTCGTCGAGGGCCTTGAGCGCGTTGCCCTGGGCCACGAAGTCGCCGGATTTCTGCGCGTTCCGCAGGTTCTCGATGGCCTGGTCGACGGCCGCGGCGGCGGAGGCGAGGTCGCCGCTGAGGACCGGCGGGCCGGTGCCGCTGGCGGGTGGTGTCGTGCCGGTGTTGCCGCCGGTGCCGGTCCCGCCGTTGTTGTTCTTGCCGGCGGCGGCGAGGGCTTTCAGGCCGTCCTGCAGGTTGTTCTCGAGGACGACGTTGGAGCCGTCGCCGTACGACATGAGCACCTTCTGCAGCAGCGGCGCCGCACCGGCCGCGGTGGTGCGGACGTAGACCGGCTCGACGTACAGGATGCCCTGTTGCAGTGGCAACGAGATGAGGTTGCCGTAGAGGACGGTCTGGCCGTTGCGGTTGAGCGCGAACAGCTGCTGGGAGATGCCCGCGTTGTTGGTCATCAGCCGGTGCACCTGGACGGGGCCGGGTGTCACCGAGTTGTTGGGCAACTTGAGCACCTGCAGCTGCGGAGCGCCGGTGGTGTCGTACGACGCGGAGATCAGGGCGGCCATGTTGTCCCGGCCGTTCGGGGTGACCCCGGAGGTGAGCTGGAACGTGGTCGCGGACTGCACGGGCAGCTTGACGTTCAGGTAGAACGGCGGCTGCTTGACCCCGGCCTGCGGTGCGTCCGGGGCGTTCGGCACCTGCCAGAAGTCGTCGCCGGTGAAGAACGTCTGCGGGTCCTGGACGTGGAACCTGGTGAGCAGGTTGCGCTGCACCTTGAACAGGTCGGCCGGATACCGGAAGTGCTTGATCAGATCGGCCGGGGTGTCCCCCTTGGGGATGATCAGGTGCCCGCCGAAGGCCTGGTTCCAGGCCTTGAGGACCGGATCCTTGGTGTCGAACTCGTAGAGCTTGACGGTGCCGTCGTACGCGTCGACGGTCGCCTTGACCGAGTTGCGCATGTAGTTGACGTCGTCGCGGGCCAGCGGGAAGGCTCCGGCCCCGGTCGTCTCGTCGCGCGTCTCGTTCGCCAGGTTGATCTTCTGCGCGTACGGGTAGGTCTGGGCGGTCGTGTAGCCGTCCAGGATCCAGACGATCTTGCCGTCGACCACGGCCGGGTACGGGTCGCCGTCGATGGTGAGGAACGGCGCCACCTTCTCCACCCGCTCGCGCGGGGTCCGGATGTACATCACCTTGGAGTTGGCGTTGACCGCGTCGGAGAGCAGGAAGTTGCTCTCGGTGTTCTTGATCGCGAACACCAGCCGGCGGAAGAACGAGCCGATCGCGACGCCGCCCTTGCCGTCGTACGTGAAGGGGTCCGAGGCCTCTTTGTCCTCGTCCTGCCCCTGCGCGTTCTTGTCCCGTTCCTTCGGGCGGTCGAACTCCACGCTCCTGCTCTTGTCGGTCTGGCCGACGATCGCGTACTCGGTGGACTGCTCACCGTAGTAGATCCGCGGCTGGGTGGCTTCCAGCTCGTCGGTCGGCGCCGAGCAGTTGGCCGAGGTGTTGCTGCCGAGGAAGCCGGAGACGAAGTACGGAAGCCCGGCGCCTTCGCAGACCTTGTTGGCCGGCGCGGCGACCAGTCCGTACCCGTGGGTGTAGACGGTGTGCCGGTTCAGCCAGTTCCGCTGCTGTGCGGAGAGCTTCTCGTCGTTGATCTCCCGGGCGCCGACCACGAAGTCCTGCGTCTTGTTGTCGATCGTGTAGCGGTCGACGTCGAGCTTCTCGCCGAAGTCGTAGAAGCTGCGGGACTGCTGCGACTGGGTGAAAGCCTGGGAGACCAGCTGCGGGTCGATCAGCCGGACGTTCTGCGCGCTGGTGTCGTCGGCCAGGTTGGCCGGCGGCGGCGTGGAACCGTTCGCCGCGGTCACCGGGGTGTAGTCGGTGACCTTCGTGGCGTTCAGGTCGAACGCGTCCCGGGTGGCCTCGATCGCCTTGGCGATGTATGGCCGCTCCTTGTCCGAGAGGCTCGGCTTGACCTGGAAGTTCTGCACGGCGAGCGGGTAGATGCCGCCGATCGCGACCGCGGAGATGCCGAGCAGGGCCAGCGAGACGCCGGGCCACACCAGGTTCCGCATCACCGCGTTGGAGAACACGATGATCGCGACGGCCACCACAATGGAGATGTACGCCAGGATCTCCTTGGCCGGGAGCAGCGCGTTCACATCGGTGTAGCCGGCGCCGTACAGCCCCGGCGAAACGTGCTGCTCGAGCAGCAGAGCGCGCCGGTCGAGAACGTACGCCACTGCCTTGAGCAGCACGAACACCGCGACCAGGGTGGTCAGGTGGGCACGCGCCGCGGTGGTCATCCGGTCGCCGACGCCCTGCAGTCGGACGCCGCCGAAGATGTAGTGCACGGCGAGCGCGCCGAGCACCGACAGCACCACCGCGGTGAAGCCGAGGCCGAGCAGGTAGCGCAGCAGCGGGTAGTCGAAGATGTAGAACCCGATGTCGACGTGGAACTGCGGGTCGGTCTGCCCGAACGGCTGCGCGTTGCGGAACAGCATCCAGTCGGCCCATCGGCTCTGCGCGGACAGTCCCGCGAAGAATCCGATGATGACACTCAGCACGGTGATCCAGGTGCCGAGCCGGGGCGTGAGGACCATCCGGTACCGCTCCAGCGTGGCCTGCTCCGCGGAGTGCGGCCGCAGCAGCGGACGCAGCCGGTACGCCAGGTACAGGTTCGCCCCGACGATCAGTGCCAGCACCGCGCCGACCGTCAGGAAGAGCAGCAGCCTGGTGACCAGCACCCCGGAGAACACGTTGGCGAAGTCGACCTCGGAGAACCAGAGATAGTCCGTGTACGCGTCGATGCCCCAGCCGAGCAGCGTGAAAAGTATGAAGACCCCGACCAGGACGCCGACGGTGACGCGACCGCGCCGGCTCATCCTCGGTAGGGGACTGTTACGCATTACCAACGTTGGCTCCACACTTCGTCGGGCCGGTGTCTCACCTTACGATCTCGTATCCAGCTTCGATACGTGGTGGAACATGTCCGGTCACTGCCAGTGGTCATGATGCCGAGCAGGGTGTGGGGGTGCCACCCGAGGTGAAGGTCTTGAGCGCGGTGAGTGCGTCGTCCACGGTGGCCACCTTCGCCATCGGCAGGCCGGGCACCGCGTTGCGCAGCGCCTCCGCGCAGTTGTCCTTGGGGACCAGGAAGATCTTGGCGCCGGCCTTGCTCGCGCCGACCAGCTTCTGCGGGATGCCGCCGATCGGACCCACGTTGCCGTCGTCGTCGATGGTGCCGGTGCCGGCGATCACCTTGCCGCCGGTCAGGTCGTCGTCGCGCAGCTTGTCGATGATGCCGAGGGTGAACATCAGGCCGGCGCTCGGTCCGCCGATCTTGTCCAGGTCGATCTTGATGGTGAACGGGTGCGGCTGCTGGGTGCCGATCTCGATCCCCAGGCGCGGCGTCTTCTTCTCGTCGTCCGCGGCCTTCGTGGTCACCTCGGCGGTGCCCGCCCTACCGGCCCGGGTGTACCCCACGGCCAGCCTGCTGCCCGCCGGCTGGGCGGTGACCAGCGAGGTGAGCTGGCCCGGCCCGGTCACCGCGGTGCCGTTCACCGAGGTGATCACGTCGTTCTCCTGGAGCACGCCGGCGGCGGCGCCGCCCGCGGTGACCTTGCGCACGTAGGTCTGCACCGGGTAGCCGAGCTCGCGCAGCGCGACCGTCTCGGCGCTGGTCTGCGACTGCTTCCACTCCTGCGCGTTCTGCTCCTGGACCTGCTTCTCGCTCTGGTCCGGCGGGTAGATCAGGTCACGCGGGACCACCGCGTCCTGGTGACTCAGCCAGCCCTGCACCGCCCAGACCAGCTCCACGTGCGACTGCACGTTCACCGTGGTCAGCCGCAGCTCACCGGCGGAGGACGAGGTCTTGGCCCCGGTCACCTGGATCACCTCGGTGCCCTCGGCCGAACCGAGGGTGTTCACCGTCGGGCCGGGCTTGAGCACCACGTAGGGCAGGGGGGCGACCATGACACCCGCGGCCAGCAGGGCGGTTATCAGGGCGCCCAGGATGACGGTGACACCGCGACGTCTCATGCGCGTGAGAGTACCGACCCACCCTGAGTTCTCTCTGAGCTGACACCTCCATCAGTCCGCTACGAGCGTTTCGCGCGTACCGTTAGGTCCGTGCCCGATATCCCGTTCGGCTTCTCCCTGCCGGGCGCGCAGCCGCCCGACCCCTCCGACCCGCAGCAGATGCAGCAGTTCATGGCGCAGCTGCAGCAGATGTTCGCTGCCCCCGGCAGTGGCCCGGTCAACTGGGACCTGGCCCGGCAGGTCGCCGCCAGCCAGCTCTCGGCCAGCGGCGACCCGGCGGTGAACATGTTCGAGCGCCACCAGGTCGAGGAGGCACTCCGCCTCGCCGACCTGTGGCTCGACCCGGTCTGCGCGCTCCCCAGCGGCATCCACAAGGCGGTCGCCTGGAACCGCAACGAGTGGATCTACAACACCCTCGACGTCTGGAAGAAGCTGTGCGAGCCGATCGCCGGCCGCATGGTGGGCGCCATGGGCGACCTCGTGCCCGAGGAGGCCCGGGCCCAGCTCGGCCCGATGCAGTCGATGGTCGCCACGCTCGGTGGCGCGCTTTTCGGCGGTCAGCTCGGCCAGGCCTTCGGCCAGCTCGCCGCCGAGGTCCTCTCGGCCGGCGACATCGGCCTGCCTCTCGGCCCGGCCGGCACCGCGGCGCTGGTCCCGGCCAACATCAAGGCGTACGGCGAGGGCCTGGAACTGCCCGAGGACCAGGTGCGGCTCTACGTCGCCCTGCGCGAGGCGGCCCACCAGCGGCTCTTCGGACACGTGCCGTGGCTGCGCGCGCACGTGCTGAGCGCCGTCGAAACGTACGCCAACGGCATCACCGTGAACCGGGAGGCGATCGAGGAGGCGATGGGCCGCGTCGACCCGAGCGACCCGGAGTCGATGCAGGCCATGGCCCTGGAGGGGATCTTCACTCCGGAGGACACCCCGCAGCAGAAGGCCAGCCTGGCCCGCCTGGAGACGGCACTGGCCCTGGTCGAGGGCTGGGTCGGCCACGTGGTCGACCAGGCGGCCGGCGACCGGCTGCCGTCGGTCGCGGCGCTCGGCGAGGCGTTCCGCCGCCGCCGGGCCGCCGGTGGCCCGGCCGAGCAGACCTTCGCCGCCCTGGTCGGCCTCGAGCTGCGACCCCGCCGCCTGCGCGAGGCCGGCGCCCTGTGGACGGCGGTCGCCGAAGCGCGCGGTGCCGCGGGCCGGGACGCCCTCTGGGACCACCCCGACCTGCTCCCCACCGACGAGGACTTCGCCGACCCGGAGGCTTTCGCCCGCACCCAGTCCGACTGGGACATCAGCGAACTCGAAGGCCTCGCCGGCAACCCGGAGCCCGGGCCGGACGCCCCGGAGCCGGGCACCGACACTCCGCACTCCGGCCCGGACGACACCGAGAAGTAGAACCGACCCGGAACGCTTCCGCTGGGGCGGCGCCGACGGCGCCGCCCCACCTCCGTGCCCTTGACCGGCTCAGGTGTCGAGGAGGGCTCGGGTGTTGTCCCAGCCTTCCAAGGCCACGTCCAGAGTGGCAAGGTCGGCCGGGCCGCGGAGGCGACGCCACGGTGGTGTGGAGGTGACCTCGCCGGGGGACGGGGCGGACCGGCGCAGCGACTGGGCGGAGGCCGTGTCGAGATCGTGGTCGGGCAGCCAATCCGGGGCGGGCAGGCTGGCGGCCACGCCCAGCAGGCCGCCACCGGGGCCGCCCGGGGAGACCGCGACCGCCCGGCTCTCCAGCGGGCGCAGCAGCTTGCCGAGGATCATGCCGGGAACGTCCGGGGCGTCGGCGGCGATGACGGCGGCCTGCTCGAAGCCGTCGGCGGCGGCCGCCCGCAGCACCGGGAGCACGGTGGGTTGCGGGATCTCGTAGATCCGCATGCCGGGCCAGGCGATCTCCTCGGCCAGAGCCCGGTCCTGCGCGGTGGCGGCGATCGCGGCCTCGGCCTGCGCGAGGCGGGCCAGCAGATCGGCGACGTCCTCGGCCAGAGCGCCGCGCCAGGCCGCCGGATCCACCCCGGGCGGGCTCCACGGCACCGGGACCAGCATCGCCACCACCACACGCCGCGTCACAACGCCACCCTACCCAGCGCCCAGGGCACACCTCGCCGACCCGCGACGCTCACGACAGCGAGGGCACGCTGTGCCGCCCCCGCTCACCAAGGGGCCAGCGGGTGGCACACGGCGCACCGCGGCAGACGATGGCGGGCGACGGCGCGAGGCGGGGATGGCGCAAGGCGGGCATGGCGCAAGGCGGGCATGGCGCAAGGCGGGCATGGCGCGAGGCGGGCATGGCGCGAGGCGACGGGCGACGACGCGAGGCGGAGCGCACGGCGCGCGGGGTGGGTGGCGGTTACGGCGTACGGCCGAATCGCCGGAGGCGCTCGGAGAGCTGGAGGTTATGGCGGATCTTGCGCAGGGATCACCCCGGGGTGGCGGGTTTACTCGGCCATGACGAGGGAGCCGGCGGCGGCGACGCCCTCCAGGTAGCCGCGGGCCCGCTCGGCCTTGGGGAAGCGGTTCACCAGCTCCCAGAAGCGCGCGTTGTGGCTCGGGACGACCAGATGGGCCAGCTCGTGCAACAGGACGTAGTCGACGACCCAGTCGGGCATCTCCTGGATGCGGTGCGAGATGCGGATGGTGGCGTCGTCCGGGGTGCAGGAACCCCAGCGGCCGTTCTGGTTGGTGACCCAGCGAACGCTGGCCGGGGCGACCAGGCCGGCGTACTCCGCTAGGTAGCGTCCGGTCAGCCGGCGGGCGCGGGCGAGCAGCTCGTCGTCGGTGTGCCGGAGGCGTTCCTCACGGGCGGCGAGACGGGCGAGCATCCGCTCGACCCACTCGGTTTCCTCGGCGCGCGAGAACCGGTCCGGGATGAGCACGACCACGCGCTCGCCGTCGCGATACGCGGACACCGTCCTGCGCCGGCGCTGACTGCGCCGCACTTCCACGACAGGTTTGCGCACGCGGGCCATTACCGGCTCGCGCGGCCCAGATTCGGGTTCACGTT
Protein-coding regions in this window:
- a CDS encoding PDZ domain-containing protein — encoded protein: MRRRGVTVILGALITALLAAGVMVAPLPYVVLKPGPTVNTLGSAEGTEVIQVTGAKTSSSAGELRLTTVNVQSHVELVWAVQGWLSHQDAVVPRDLIYPPDQSEKQVQEQNAQEWKQSQTSAETVALRELGYPVQTYVRKVTAGGAAAGVLQENDVITSVNGTAVTGPGQLTSLVTAQPAGSRLAVGYTRAGRAGTAEVTTKAADDEKKTPRLGIEIGTQQPHPFTIKIDLDKIGGPSAGLMFTLGIIDKLRDDDLTGGKVIAGTGTIDDDGNVGPIGGIPQKLVGASKAGAKIFLVPKDNCAEALRNAVPGLPMAKVATVDDALTALKTFTSGGTPTPCSAS
- a CDS encoding M48 family metallopeptidase; its protein translation is MARVRKPVVEVRRSQRRRRTVSAYRDGERVVVLIPDRFSRAEETEWVERMLARLAAREERLRHTDDELLARARRLTGRYLAEYAGLVAPASVRWVTNQNGRWGSCTPDDATIRISHRIQEMPDWVVDYVLLHELAHLVVPSHNARFWELVNRFPKAERARGYLEGVAAAGSLVMAE
- a CDS encoding galactose oxidase-like domain-containing protein, coding for MRLRRGLIISGLFSALLLAGTSGVHPAAGQADAGHLHGDEADEIREHMALDLADTPISEIERRTAVNAARIQRDTGHRPGTPVSRVAVSADPGRSGSWSPVVGTPVVPVFDAVLPNGKVLIWDSVGDNAAESYPDHDFTRVMVWNPADNTYKRVDLQGANIFCAGFAHLPDGDILVAGGNADSALDGTVWTHIFHWQTETWTRGENMAVGRWYPAVAETANGEEVIVGGGPKTAEVYQSDGALRPLTAGPTYAARVYPFLGSRPDSQLQLFGPPTTSYTVTTSGNGVITATGTRDAVARDYGGFATYDVGRTLVTGGGNLTEGGVAQVPTRTSVVLNTTGAGATVTTTGSLSTGRRQLNTTLLADGSVLATGGLTSTRKSPLVDLDSAATAAERWDPATGAWTVLAGAGRIRQYHSTAALLPDGRVLTGGGGVCGICTTVGYLEKNIEYFSPPYLYRQDGSGRLADRPVISAAPAGVDIATPFAVTSPQASSIRKVALVGLADVTHGIDQGQRYIPLRFSAAGTTLTVTGPPSGGVAPPGYYMLFVVDAAGVPSVAKVVKVARQPNPLMSPIRSVNGGDRCVDVPAAAVAIRTYLQFYDCNGSKAQALTRVPADDTLRVMGNCLDVPGGNFASGQRIWTYTCNGSASQAWELGPGGVIRPVGHPTLCLRPVTADNQAEIQIISCSRSLLQKWRW
- a CDS encoding zinc-dependent metalloprotease, translated to MPDIPFGFSLPGAQPPDPSDPQQMQQFMAQLQQMFAAPGSGPVNWDLARQVAASQLSASGDPAVNMFERHQVEEALRLADLWLDPVCALPSGIHKAVAWNRNEWIYNTLDVWKKLCEPIAGRMVGAMGDLVPEEARAQLGPMQSMVATLGGALFGGQLGQAFGQLAAEVLSAGDIGLPLGPAGTAALVPANIKAYGEGLELPEDQVRLYVALREAAHQRLFGHVPWLRAHVLSAVETYANGITVNREAIEEAMGRVDPSDPESMQAMALEGIFTPEDTPQQKASLARLETALALVEGWVGHVVDQAAGDRLPSVAALGEAFRRRRAAGGPAEQTFAALVGLELRPRRLREAGALWTAVAEARGAAGRDALWDHPDLLPTDEDFADPEAFARTQSDWDISELEGLAGNPEPGPDAPEPGTDTPHSGPDDTEK
- a CDS encoding UPF0182 family protein; this translates as MSRRGRVTVGVLVGVFILFTLLGWGIDAYTDYLWFSEVDFANVFSGVLVTRLLLFLTVGAVLALIVGANLYLAYRLRPLLRPHSAEQATLERYRMVLTPRLGTWITVLSVIIGFFAGLSAQSRWADWMLFRNAQPFGQTDPQFHVDIGFYIFDYPLLRYLLGLGFTAVVLSVLGALAVHYIFGGVRLQGVGDRMTTAARAHLTTLVAVFVLLKAVAYVLDRRALLLEQHVSPGLYGAGYTDVNALLPAKEILAYISIVVAVAIIVFSNAVMRNLVWPGVSLALLGISAVAIGGIYPLAVQNFQVKPSLSDKERPYIAKAIEATRDAFDLNATKVTDYTPVTAANGSTPPPANLADDTSAQNVRLIDPQLVSQAFTQSQQSRSFYDFGEKLDVDRYTIDNKTQDFVVGAREINDEKLSAQQRNWLNRHTVYTHGYGLVAAPANKVCEGAGLPYFVSGFLGSNTSANCSAPTDELEATQPRIYYGEQSTEYAIVGQTDKSRSVEFDRPKERDKNAQGQDEDKEASDPFTYDGKGGVAIGSFFRRLVFAIKNTESNFLLSDAVNANSKVMYIRTPRERVEKVAPFLTIDGDPYPAVVDGKIVWILDGYTTAQTYPYAQKINLANETRDETTGAGAFPLARDDVNYMRNSVKATVDAYDGTVKLYEFDTKDPVLKAWNQAFGGHLIIPKGDTPADLIKHFRYPADLFKVQRNLLTRFHVQDPQTFFTGDDFWQVPNAPDAPQAGVKQPPFYLNVKLPVQSATTFQLTSGVTPNGRDNMAALISASYDTTGAPQLQVLKLPNNSVTPGPVQVHRLMTNNAGISQQLFALNRNGQTVLYGNLISLPLQQGILYVEPVYVRTTAAGAAPLLQKVLMSYGDGSNVVLENNLQDGLKALAAAGKNNNGGTGTGGNTGTTPPASGTGPPVLSGDLASAAAAVDQAIENLRNAQKSGDFVAQGNALKALDDAMSRFQQASQAKGGTTTGTGPSVTPSTAANPAPSASAGG